GGCTGGTGGGTCGGGCCGTCTTCGCCGACTCCGATGGAGTCGTGTGTGAATACGTAGGTTACGGGCAGACCAACGAGGGATGCGAGGCGGATGGAACCGCGCATGTAGTCGGCGAAGGTCAGGAACGTGGCACCGGATGCGCGGTAGAGACCATAGTAGGCAAATCCATTGAGCATGGCACCCATGGCGTGCTCGCGAATCCCAAAGAGCAAATTGTGTCCGGAACGGTCTGTTTTGCTGAAATCCCCGGCACCCTTGAGGTAGTTCTTGGTCGAGCCGTGCAAGTCTGCACTTCCGCTGACCAGTGTCGGTGTGGTTTTTGCGAGCGCATTGAGCACCGCACCCCCGGTGTTGCGGGTGGCATCGGCCTTGCCGACTTCAAACTCCGGAATTGCGGCAAAGAGCGACTCTGCAGTGCCGTAATCCTTGGCAATGGCGCGTTCGAGCACCTGTGCAAGCTTCGGGTTTGCGCTCTGCCATGCCTGGTAGGTCTGCATCCAGCGCTGGTAGTTGACTTCCAGCTCGGCAGTGTGCTTGGCGAAATAGTCGCGCACTTCGTCTGAAACGTAGAAAGTCGACTCGGGAAGCCCAAGGTTTTTGCGGGCGTCAGGTGCGAATTTTGCACCGCCCTCACCGTGTCCGGCTGCGGTTCCCTGAACTTCCTTGATGCCCTTTCCGATGAGGGTTTTGGCTTCGATCAACTGGGGTTTTCCCGAGCTGGAGTTCCGGGCCTTTTCATAAGCGGCAAGGAATTCCTTCATGTTGTGCCCATCGACGCGCTGTGTCTCCCAGCCGAAGGATTCAAAACGCTGCTGCACATCGCCGCTTTGGGTGGCATCCGCCATGGCGTCGAGGGTGACATCGTTGGAATCGTAGATGAGGATGAGATTGTCTAATCCATTGTGACCCGCATAGGAAATCGCCTCCATGGCGACACCTTCCTGCAGACAGCCGTCCCCTGCCAGCACGACGACTTTGTGGTCGAACAGCGTGTGGGTGTCGGTGTTGAACTGGGCTGCGGCCATCTGGGCTGCAACTGCCATGCCCACAGCATTGCCAACGCCCTGGCCGAGCGGCCCCGTGGTGGCTTCTACGCCATCAGTTTCGCCATACTCAGGATGTCCGGGGGTTTTGCTGTGCAGTTGGCGGAAATTCTTGATCTCTTCGATGGGCAGGTCATAGCCAGCCAGGTGCAGCCATCCGTAGAGAAACATGCTGCCGTGTCCAGCAGAGAGGATGAAGCGATCACGGTTGAGCCAATTGGGATCTTTGGGGTAGTAATTCAGTGCTTTCCCAAAAAGCACGGCGCCCATATCGGCAGCACCAAGCGGCAGGCCGAGGTGGCCGGACTTGCAGGCGGCGATCGCATCAATGGCGAGACCACGGGCTTGG
The sequence above is a segment of the Puniceicoccaceae bacterium genome. Coding sequences within it:
- the tkt gene encoding transketolase, whose product is MMSFTMELDCQILEKAATQARGLAIDAIAACKSGHLGLPLGAADMGAVLFGKALNYYPKDPNWLNRDRFILSAGHGSMFLYGWLHLAGYDLPIEEIKNFRQLHSKTPGHPEYGETDGVEATTGPLGQGVGNAVGMAVAAQMAAAQFNTDTHTLFDHKVVVLAGDGCLQEGVAMEAISYAGHNGLDNLILIYDSNDVTLDAMADATQSGDVQQRFESFGWETQRVDGHNMKEFLAAYEKARNSSSGKPQLIEAKTLIGKGIKEVQGTAAGHGEGGAKFAPDARKNLGLPESTFYVSDEVRDYFAKHTAELEVNYQRWMQTYQAWQSANPKLAQVLERAIAKDYGTAESLFAAIPEFEVGKADATRNTGGAVLNALAKTTPTLVSGSADLHGSTKNYLKGAGDFSKTDRSGHNLLFGIREHAMGAMLNGFAYYGLYRASGATFLTFADYMRGSIRLASLVGLPVTYVFTHDSIGVGEDGPTHQPVEVTSALRVIPNLDVIRPADAEEAAGAWVASLTRNDGPTALILTRQNVPDLSSIPVETRRNGVLKGAYIAKKETAALERILLANGSELSLALEAAEQLGNGTRVVSIPSFDRFERQSADYRESILPSSCRKRAAVEAGVPDLWYRYVGLDGKVVGLNRFGISAPGATVYKELGITTDAVVKAAQSL